DNA sequence from the Desulfovibrio desulfuricans DSM 642 genome:
CTTTATTCGTTTTAACTATTTGTCAGGAGCAATATGAAAAGGCTTATGCGCAAGGCCTTCATGGCACGAAACACAGCTTTTGATTTCCACCTTGGGCTTCTTGGGCGCTGAGGAGCGGGGTTTTCTGCCATGGCAGCGGGAACAACCGCCTCTATCCGCGTGGGGATTGTTTTTCAGATATGTGGCATGATCTTTTCGCCCTTTATCCGGCACCGGGCCATCGCCTTTGGCATTGAGCATCAGATCTTCGTGACAAGTCCGGCAATTTGAGTCGGCTATAAACTCTCTCGCGTCTTCCCGCATTTCGTTACGATTAACCGCCGGATCTTCGTCATTGAAGTGCGCCCAGGCGTCTTTCGCTCCCATGTAGGTTTTTGCACCCAGCATGGAAAATACGCCGGAATTAGG
Encoded proteins:
- a CDS encoding cytochrome c3 family protein, translating into MSKLYAILGVKGVVVLVFLLISSATAVGTSTDTFCLSCHEMRIYRDELLLSPHAKDAKGHPIGCSQCHIPNSGVFSMLGAKTYMGAKDAWAHFNDEDPAVNRNEMREDAREFIADSNCRTCHEDLMLNAKGDGPVPDKGRKDHATYLKNNPHADRGGCSRCHGRKPRSSAPKKPKVEIKSCVSCHEGLAHKPFHIAPDK